A region from the Citrobacter koseri ATCC BAA-895 genome encodes:
- the cueO gene encoding multicopper oxidase CueO codes for MQRRDFLKYSVALGVVSALPLWSRAVFAAERPALPIPDLLTADARNHISLIVKAGQSTFAGKTATTWGYNGTLLGPALKLRKGQRITVDIHNQLAEETTLHWHGLEVPGEVDGGPQGVIAAGGKRSVTFTPEQRAATCWFHPHQHGKTGRQVAMGLAGLVLIEDEDIGKLLLPKQWGIDDVPVIIQDKQFSPDGQINYQLDMMTAAVGWFGDTLLTNGAIYPQHAAPKGWLRLRLLNGCNARSLNIATSDNRPLYVIASDGGLLAEPVKVNALPMLMGERFEVLIDISDGKAFELMTLPVSQMGMTIAPFDKPHPVMHIQPLAVTASGTLPDTLTTMPALPSLDGLTQRKLQLSMDPMLDMMGMQMLMQKYGDRAMAGMNHGQMMGHMNHGSMNHGSGGHMNHGGKFDFHNANKINGQAFDMTTPMFAAAKGQYERWVISGEGDMMLHPFHIHGTQFRILSENGSAPAAHRAGWKDTVRVEGGISEVLVKFDHDASQEHAYMAHCHLLEHEDTGMMLGFTV; via the coding sequence ATGCAACGTCGTGATTTCTTAAAATATTCTGTGGCGCTTGGGGTCGTATCGGCACTGCCGTTGTGGAGCCGCGCCGTGTTTGCTGCGGAACGTCCCGCGTTACCCATTCCCGATCTTTTAACCGCCGACGCGCGCAATCACATTTCGCTGATTGTCAAAGCCGGACAGTCGACCTTCGCGGGTAAAACGGCAACGACCTGGGGCTACAACGGCACGCTACTCGGGCCGGCGCTAAAACTGCGCAAAGGTCAGCGTATTACCGTGGATATTCATAACCAGCTTGCCGAGGAGACGACGCTGCACTGGCATGGGCTGGAAGTTCCCGGCGAGGTGGACGGCGGCCCGCAGGGGGTGATTGCGGCGGGCGGCAAGCGCTCCGTCACCTTCACGCCTGAACAGCGTGCGGCAACCTGCTGGTTCCACCCTCATCAGCATGGGAAAACCGGTCGTCAGGTGGCGATGGGACTGGCGGGCCTGGTACTGATTGAAGATGAAGACATTGGCAAACTGCTCCTGCCAAAACAGTGGGGGATAGACGATGTGCCGGTGATTATTCAGGACAAACAGTTTTCCCCTGACGGACAAATCAATTATCAGCTGGATATGATGACCGCCGCCGTCGGGTGGTTTGGCGACACGCTGCTGACTAACGGGGCGATTTATCCGCAACATGCTGCGCCAAAAGGCTGGCTGCGTCTGCGCCTGCTGAATGGCTGCAACGCGCGTTCACTGAACATCGCCACCAGCGACAACCGTCCGCTGTATGTTATCGCCAGCGATGGCGGCCTGCTGGCGGAGCCGGTGAAGGTAAACGCACTGCCCATGTTAATGGGGGAGCGTTTCGAAGTGCTTATCGACATCAGCGACGGCAAAGCGTTTGAGTTGATGACGCTGCCCGTCAGCCAGATGGGGATGACGATCGCGCCGTTTGATAAACCGCACCCGGTTATGCATATTCAGCCGCTGGCGGTCACGGCCTCCGGCACTTTGCCGGATACGCTGACCACGATGCCTGCATTGCCTTCTCTTGATGGCCTGACGCAGCGAAAACTGCAACTGTCGATGGACCCGATGCTCGACATGATGGGTATGCAGATGCTGATGCAAAAGTATGGCGACCGGGCGATGGCGGGAATGAATCATGGGCAGATGATGGGGCATATGAATCATGGCTCAATGAATCACGGTAGTGGTGGACATATGAACCACGGCGGGAAGTTCGATTTCCACAATGCCAATAAGATCAACGGCCAGGCGTTTGATATGACGACACCGATGTTTGCCGCCGCCAAAGGGCAGTATGAGCGCTGGGTTATTTCCGGCGAAGGCGACATGATGCTGCATCCGTTCCATATTCATGGTACGCAGTTCCGCATCCTGTCGGAAAACGGCAGCGCTCCGGCGGCGCATCGCGCAGGCTGGAAGGATACGGTGCGGGTTGAAGGCGGGATCAGCGAGGTGCTGGTGAAGTTTGATCACGATGCATCGCAAGAACATGCTTACATGGCGCACTGCCATCTGCTGGAGCATGAAGATACAGGCATGATGCTTGGCTTTACGGTATAA
- the acnB gene encoding bifunctional aconitate hydratase 2/2-methylisocitrate dehydratase: MLEEYRKHVAERAALGIVPKPLDATQMAALVELLKTPPVGEEEFLLDLLINRVPPGVDEAAYVKAGFLAAVAKGDTTSPLVTPEKAIELLGTMQGGYNIHPLIDALDDAKLAPIAAKALSHTLLMFDNFYDVEEKAKAGNEYAKQVMQSWADAEWFLNRPALAEKITVTVFKVTGETNTDDLSPAPDAWSRPDIPLHALAMLKNAREGIEPDQPGVVGPIKQIEALQQKGYPLAYVGDVVGTGSSRKSATNSVLWFMGDDIPNVPNKRGGGLCLGGKIAPIFFNTMEDAGALPIEVDVNNLNMGDVIDVYPYKGEVRHHETGELLASFELKTDVLIDEVRAGGRIPLIIGRGLTTKAREALGLPHSDVFRQAKDVAESARGYSLAQKMVGRACGVAGIRPGAYCEPKMTSVGSQDTTGPMTRDELKDLACLGFSSDLVMQSFCHTAAYPKPVDVTTHHTLPDFIMNRGGVSLRPGDGVIHSWLNRMLLPDTVGTGGDSHTRFPIGISFPAGSGLVAFAAATGVMPLDMPESVLVRFKGKMQPGITLRDLVHAIPLYAIKQGLLTVEKKGKKNIFSGRILEIEGLPDLKVEQAFELTDASAERSAAGCTIKLNKEPIIEYLNSNIVLLKWMIAEGYGDRRTLERRIQGMEKWLADPQLLEADADADYAAVIEIDLADIKEPILCAPNDPDDARLLSDVQGEKIDEVFIGSCMTNIGHFRAAGKLLDAHKGQLPTRLWVAPPTRMDAAQLTEEGYYSVFGKSGARIEIPGCSLCMGNQARVADGATVVSTSTRNFPNRLGTGANVYLASAELAAVAALIGKLPTPEEYQTYVAQVDKTAVDTYRYLNFDQLSQYTEKADGVIFQTAV; the protein is encoded by the coding sequence GTGCTAGAAGAATACCGTAAGCACGTAGCTGAGCGTGCCGCCCTTGGGATTGTGCCCAAACCCTTAGATGCAACCCAAATGGCCGCACTTGTCGAGCTGCTGAAGACCCCGCCTGTGGGCGAAGAAGAATTCCTGTTAGACCTGTTAATCAACCGTGTTCCCCCTGGCGTCGATGAAGCCGCCTATGTAAAAGCGGGCTTTCTCGCTGCCGTCGCGAAAGGCGACACCACCTCCCCGCTGGTTACTCCAGAAAAAGCCATTGAACTGCTGGGCACCATGCAGGGTGGTTACAACATTCATCCGCTGATTGACGCGCTGGACGATGCCAAACTGGCGCCGATTGCCGCCAAAGCGTTGTCTCATACCCTGCTGATGTTCGACAACTTCTACGATGTAGAAGAAAAAGCCAAAGCGGGCAACGAATATGCGAAGCAGGTGATGCAGTCCTGGGCCGATGCCGAATGGTTCCTGAACCGTCCTGCTCTGGCTGAAAAAATCACCGTTACCGTCTTTAAAGTGACCGGTGAAACCAACACCGACGACCTTTCTCCGGCGCCAGATGCCTGGTCCCGCCCGGACATTCCGCTGCACGCGCTGGCGATGCTGAAAAACGCCCGTGAAGGTATTGAGCCGGATCAGCCTGGCGTGGTGGGGCCGATCAAACAGATCGAAGCGTTGCAGCAAAAAGGCTATCCGTTAGCCTACGTGGGCGACGTTGTCGGCACCGGTTCTTCGCGTAAATCCGCCACCAACTCCGTGTTGTGGTTCATGGGCGATGACATCCCGAATGTGCCGAACAAACGCGGCGGCGGTCTGTGTCTTGGCGGCAAAATTGCGCCTATCTTCTTTAACACGATGGAAGATGCGGGCGCGCTGCCCATTGAAGTGGACGTGAATAACCTGAACATGGGTGATGTGATTGACGTTTACCCGTACAAAGGTGAAGTCCGCCATCACGAAACCGGCGAACTGCTGGCGAGCTTTGAACTGAAAACCGACGTGCTGATCGACGAAGTGCGCGCGGGCGGTCGTATTCCGTTGATCATCGGTCGCGGCCTGACCACCAAAGCGCGTGAAGCGCTGGGTCTGCCGCACAGCGATGTGTTCCGTCAGGCGAAAGACGTGGCGGAAAGCGCTCGCGGCTACTCGCTGGCGCAGAAGATGGTGGGCCGCGCCTGCGGCGTTGCCGGTATCCGTCCGGGCGCTTACTGCGAACCGAAAATGACCTCCGTAGGTTCTCAGGATACCACTGGCCCAATGACCCGTGACGAACTGAAAGACCTGGCGTGCCTGGGCTTCTCGTCTGACTTGGTGATGCAGTCTTTCTGCCATACCGCAGCGTATCCGAAACCGGTTGACGTAACTACGCACCACACGCTGCCGGATTTCATCATGAACCGTGGCGGCGTCTCTCTGCGTCCGGGCGATGGCGTAATCCACTCCTGGCTGAACCGTATGCTGCTGCCGGATACCGTTGGTACCGGCGGCGACTCCCATACCCGTTTCCCGATTGGCATCTCCTTCCCGGCGGGTTCTGGCCTGGTGGCGTTTGCGGCGGCGACCGGCGTCATGCCGCTGGATATGCCGGAATCAGTGCTGGTGCGCTTCAAAGGCAAAATGCAGCCGGGTATCACCCTGCGCGATCTGGTACACGCGATCCCGCTGTACGCGATCAAACAGGGTCTGCTGACCGTTGAGAAGAAAGGTAAGAAAAACATCTTCTCCGGCCGTATTCTGGAAATCGAAGGGTTGCCGGACCTGAAAGTGGAACAGGCGTTTGAGCTGACCGATGCCTCTGCGGAGCGTTCTGCGGCAGGCTGTACCATTAAGCTCAACAAAGAGCCGATTATCGAGTACCTGAACTCCAACATCGTTCTGCTGAAGTGGATGATTGCGGAAGGTTACGGCGATCGCCGCACCCTGGAGCGCCGTATTCAGGGCATGGAAAAATGGCTGGCGGACCCGCAGTTGCTGGAAGCGGACGCGGATGCCGATTATGCGGCGGTGATCGAGATCGATCTGGCTGATATCAAAGAGCCGATCCTCTGCGCGCCGAACGATCCTGACGATGCGCGTCTGCTGTCTGATGTGCAGGGCGAGAAGATTGACGAAGTCTTTATCGGTTCCTGTATGACCAACATCGGTCACTTCCGTGCGGCAGGTAAACTGCTGGATGCGCACAAAGGCCAGCTGCCGACCCGCCTGTGGGTGGCGCCGCCAACCCGTATGGATGCCGCGCAGTTGACCGAAGAGGGCTACTATAGCGTCTTTGGTAAGAGCGGCGCGCGGATTGAAATTCCAGGCTGTTCACTGTGCATGGGGAACCAGGCGCGTGTGGCTGACGGGGCGACGGTTGTTTCTACCTCAACCCGTAACTTCCCGAACCGTCTGGGAACCGGGGCGAACGTCTATCTGGCTTCTGCGGAACTGGCGGCGGTTGCGGCGCTGATCGGCAAACTGCCGACGCCGGAAGAGTACCAGACCTACGTTGCGCAGGTGGATAAAACCGCCGTGGATACCTACCGTTATCTGAACTTCGATCAGCTTTCCCAGTACACCGAGAAAGCCGACGGCGTGATTTTCCAGACCGCGGTGTAA
- a CDS encoding glucose/quinate/shikimate family membrane-bound PQQ-dependent dehydrogenase has translation MANNNAKAPRLLVTLTALFAALCGLYLLIGGGWLVAIGGSWYYPIAGIVMLGVAGLLWRSKRSALWLYAALLLATMIWGVWEVGFDFWALTPRSDILVFFGIWLILPFVWHRLSVPSSGAVSALVVALLISGGILTWAGFNDPQEINGTLSADAVPAEPISPVADQDWPAYGRNQEGQRYSPLKQITADNVHNLKEAWVFRTGDLKQPNDPGEITNEVTPIKVGNTLYLCTAHQRLFALDAASGKEKWHFDPQLNTDPSFQHVTCRGVSYHEATADNASPDVVSDCPRRIILPVNDGRIFALNADNGKLCESFANNGILNLQTNMPVTTPGMYEPTSPPIVTDKVIVIAGAVTDNFSTREPSGVIRGFDVNSGKLLWAFDPGAKDPNAIPSDEHHFTPNSPNSWAPAAYDAKLDLVYLPMGVTTPDIWGGNRTPEQERYASSILALNATTGKLAWSYQTVHHDLWDMDMPSQPTLADITVKGQTVPVIYAPAKTGNIFVLDRRNGQLVVPAPEKPVPQGAAKGDYVTKTQPFSDLSFRPTKDLTGADMWGATMFDQLVCRVMFHQMRYEGIFTPPSEKGTLVFPGNLGMFEWGGISVDPNRQVAIANPMALPFVSKLIPRGPGNPMEPPEDAKGTGSESGIQPQYGVPYGVTLNPFLSPFGLPCKQPAWGYISALDLKTNEVVWKKRIGTPQDSMPFPMPFKVPFNMGMPMLGGPISTAGNVLFIAATADNYLRAYNMSNGEKLWEGRLPAGGQATPMTYEVNGKQYVVISAGGHGSFGTKMGDYIVAYALPDDAQ, from the coding sequence ATGGCAAATAACAACGCAAAAGCGCCACGGCTTCTCGTGACGCTGACAGCCCTCTTCGCTGCACTCTGCGGGCTGTATCTGCTGATCGGCGGCGGCTGGCTGGTCGCCATCGGCGGCTCCTGGTACTACCCGATTGCGGGCATCGTCATGCTTGGCGTCGCCGGGCTATTATGGCGCAGCAAGCGTTCCGCGCTGTGGCTGTATGCCGCCCTGCTCCTCGCCACTATGATCTGGGGCGTGTGGGAAGTCGGCTTCGACTTCTGGGCGCTAACCCCGCGTAGCGACATTCTGGTCTTCTTCGGCATCTGGCTGATTTTACCGTTTGTCTGGCATCGCCTGAGCGTCCCTTCCAGCGGCGCTGTCAGCGCACTGGTGGTTGCCCTGCTGATAAGCGGCGGCATCCTCACCTGGGCTGGCTTCAACGACCCGCAAGAGATCAACGGTACGCTAAGCGCGGACGCGGTGCCTGCCGAACCGATCTCTCCGGTTGCGGACCAGGACTGGCCTGCCTATGGCCGCAATCAGGAAGGGCAGCGCTACTCTCCGCTGAAGCAGATCACTGCTGATAACGTCCACAACCTGAAAGAGGCGTGGGTGTTCCGTACCGGCGATCTGAAGCAGCCGAACGATCCGGGTGAAATCACCAACGAAGTGACCCCGATTAAAGTCGGCAATACGCTGTATCTGTGTACCGCCCACCAGCGTTTGTTCGCGCTGGACGCGGCGAGCGGGAAAGAGAAGTGGCATTTCGACCCGCAACTCAATACCGATCCCAGCTTCCAGCATGTCACCTGTCGTGGCGTCTCCTATCATGAAGCCACGGCCGATAACGCCTCGCCGGATGTCGTTTCAGACTGCCCACGCCGCATTATTCTGCCGGTGAACGATGGCCGTATTTTCGCCCTCAACGCAGACAACGGCAAGCTGTGCGAATCCTTTGCCAACAACGGCATTCTGAACCTGCAAACCAATATGCCGGTCACTACGCCGGGCATGTATGAACCCACGTCACCGCCGATCGTGACCGACAAGGTGATCGTCATTGCAGGCGCCGTCACCGATAACTTCTCTACCCGCGAGCCGTCCGGGGTTATTCGCGGCTTTGACGTGAACAGCGGTAAACTGCTGTGGGCATTCGATCCCGGTGCGAAAGACCCGAACGCGATCCCGTCGGATGAGCACCACTTCACGCCAAACTCGCCAAACTCCTGGGCGCCAGCCGCGTATGACGCAAAGCTGGATCTGGTCTATCTGCCGATGGGCGTCACCACCCCGGATATCTGGGGCGGCAACCGTACGCCAGAGCAGGAGCGCTATGCCAGCTCGATCCTGGCGCTCAATGCAACGACCGGTAAACTGGCCTGGAGCTATCAGACCGTTCATCACGATCTGTGGGATATGGATATGCCGTCCCAGCCGACGCTGGCGGATATCACCGTGAAAGGGCAAACCGTTCCGGTCATCTACGCTCCGGCAAAAACCGGCAATATTTTCGTGCTGGACCGTCGCAATGGTCAACTTGTGGTGCCTGCCCCGGAAAAACCGGTGCCGCAGGGCGCGGCCAAAGGGGATTACGTCACCAAAACGCAGCCGTTCTCTGATTTGAGCTTCCGTCCGACGAAAGACTTGACCGGTGCGGATATGTGGGGCGCCACCATGTTCGATCAGCTGGTGTGCCGCGTGATGTTCCACCAGATGCGTTATGAAGGGATCTTTACCCCGCCATCAGAAAAAGGCACGTTGGTCTTCCCGGGCAACCTCGGTATGTTCGAATGGGGCGGCATTTCCGTCGATCCGAACCGTCAGGTGGCGATTGCCAACCCGATGGCGCTGCCGTTTGTCTCTAAACTGATCCCACGCGGCCCGGGTAATCCGATGGAGCCGCCGGAAGATGCCAAAGGCACCGGTTCGGAATCGGGTATTCAGCCGCAGTATGGCGTACCGTATGGCGTGACGCTGAACCCGTTCCTGTCGCCGTTTGGTCTACCGTGTAAACAGCCTGCCTGGGGTTACATCTCCGCGCTGGATCTGAAAACCAACGAAGTTGTCTGGAAAAAACGTATTGGTACGCCGCAGGACAGCATGCCGTTCCCGATGCCGTTTAAAGTGCCGTTCAATATGGGGATGCCAATGCTGGGCGGCCCAATCTCTACCGCTGGCAACGTGCTGTTTATTGCCGCGACCGCAGATAACTACCTGCGCGCTTACAACATGAGCAATGGTGAAAAACTGTGGGAAGGCCGTCTGCCCGCAGGCGGTCAGGCAACGCCGATGACGTATGAAGTCAACGGTAAGCAGTACGTCGTGATTTCCGCCGGGGGTCACGGTTCGTTCGGGACGAAGATGGGCGACTATATTGTCGCGTACGCTCTGCCTGACGACGCGCAGTAA
- the yacL gene encoding protein YacL, producing the protein MDYEFLRDITGVVKVRMSMGHEVVGHWFNEEVKENLALLDEVEQAARALKGSERSWQRAGHEYTLWMDGEEVMVRANQLEFTGDEMEEGMNYYDEESLSLCGVEDFLQVVAAYRHFIQQR; encoded by the coding sequence ATGGATTACGAATTTCTGCGCGATATTACCGGAGTGGTAAAAGTGCGAATGTCCATGGGCCACGAGGTGGTGGGGCACTGGTTTAACGAAGAAGTGAAAGAGAACCTGGCCTTGCTTGATGAAGTGGAACAAGCGGCGCGTGCGCTAAAGGGCAGTGAGCGTTCCTGGCAACGGGCGGGACATGAATATACGCTCTGGATGGATGGCGAAGAGGTGATGGTTCGCGCTAATCAACTGGAGTTTACCGGCGACGAAATGGAAGAGGGGATGAACTACTACGACGAAGAGAGCTTATCGCTCTGCGGCGTGGAGGACTTTCTTCAGGTTGTTGCGGCTTACCGTCATTTCATTCAACAACGCTAA
- a CDS encoding YacC family pilotin-like protein, producing MKTFFRTVLFGSLMAVCANSYALSESEAEDMADLTAVFVFLKNDCGYQNLPNGQIRRALVFFAQQNQWDLSNYDSFDMKSLGEDSYRDLSGIGIPVAKKCKALARDSLSLLAYVK from the coding sequence ATGAAGACGTTTTTCAGAACAGTGTTGTTCGGCAGCCTGATGGCCGTATGCGCAAACAGCTATGCGCTCAGTGAATCCGAAGCCGAAGATATGGCAGATTTAACGGCGGTGTTCGTCTTTCTGAAAAATGACTGCGGCTACCAGAATCTCCCGAACGGTCAGATTCGTCGCGCACTGGTCTTTTTTGCTCAGCAAAACCAGTGGGACCTCAGCAATTACGACTCCTTCGACATGAAATCCCTCGGTGAAGACAGCTACCGCGATCTGAGCGGCATCGGTATTCCCGTCGCCAAAAAATGCAAAGCGCTGGCGCGCGATTCCCTGAGTTTGCTGGCCTACGTAAAATAA
- the hpt gene encoding hypoxanthine phosphoribosyltransferase, translating to MKHTVEVMIPEAEIKARIAELGRQITERYKDSGSDMVLVGLLRGSFMFMADLCREVQVSHEVDFMTASSYGSGMSTTRDVKILKDLDEDIRGKDVLIVEDIIDSGNTLSKVREILSLREPKSLAICTLLDKPSRREVDVPVEFIGFSIPDEFVVGYGIDYAQRYRHLPYVGKVVLLDE from the coding sequence ATGAAACATACTGTAGAAGTAATGATCCCCGAAGCGGAGATCAAAGCGCGCATTGCCGAACTGGGTCGTCAAATTACTGAACGTTATAAAGACAGCGGCAGTGACATGGTGCTGGTAGGTCTGCTGCGTGGCTCATTTATGTTTATGGCGGATCTGTGCCGTGAGGTACAGGTGTCTCATGAAGTCGATTTTATGACCGCCTCCAGCTACGGTAGCGGCATGTCCACCACTCGCGATGTGAAAATTCTCAAAGACCTGGATGAAGATATCCGTGGCAAGGATGTGCTGATTGTCGAAGATATTATCGATTCCGGGAATACGCTGTCGAAAGTGCGGGAAATCCTGAGCCTGCGTGAGCCAAAGTCTCTGGCGATTTGTACGCTGCTGGATAAGCCGTCTCGCCGTGAGGTTGACGTCCCGGTTGAGTTTATCGGTTTCTCGATCCCGGATGAGTTCGTTGTGGGTTACGGCATTGACTATGCCCAGCGTTATCGCCATCTGCCGTATGTTGGTAAAGTGGTGCTGCTGGACGAGTAA
- the speD gene encoding adenosylmethionine decarboxylase, whose amino-acid sequence MKKLKLHGFNNLTKSLSFCIYDICYAKTAEERDGYIAYIDELYNANRLTEILSETCSIIGANILNIARQDYEPQGASVTILVSEEPVDPQLIDKTEHPGPLPEAVVAHLDKSHICVHTYPESHPEGGLCTFRADIEVSTCGVISPLKALNYLIHQLESDIVTIDYRVRGFTRDVNGMKHFIDHEINSIQNFMSDDMKSLYDMVDVNVYQENIFHTKMLLKEFDLKHYMFHTKPEDLTETERKEITAALWKEMREIYYGRNIPAV is encoded by the coding sequence TTGAAAAAACTGAAACTGCATGGCTTTAATAATCTGACCAAAAGTCTGAGTTTTTGTATTTACGATATCTGCTACGCCAAAACCGCAGAAGAGCGCGATGGTTACATTGCCTATATCGATGAACTCTATAACGCCAATCGCCTGACGGAAATTCTGTCAGAGACGTGCTCCATCATCGGCGCGAATATCCTGAATATCGCCCGCCAGGATTATGAACCCCAGGGCGCCAGCGTCACTATTCTGGTAAGCGAAGAGCCGGTCGACCCGCAGCTTATCGACAAAACAGAGCATCCCGGCCCGCTGCCCGAGGCCGTCGTCGCCCATCTGGATAAGAGCCATATCTGCGTGCATACCTACCCGGAAAGCCACCCGGAAGGCGGATTGTGCACCTTCCGCGCCGACATTGAAGTTTCGACCTGCGGCGTGATTTCCCCGCTGAAGGCGCTGAATTACCTGATCCACCAGTTAGAGTCCGATATCGTCACCATCGACTACCGCGTGCGTGGGTTTACCCGCGACGTCAACGGCATGAAACACTTTATCGATCATGAGATTAATTCCATTCAGAACTTTATGTCCGACGACATGAAGTCGCTGTATGACATGGTGGATGTGAACGTGTATCAGGAAAATATCTTCCATACCAAGATGCTGCTTAAAGAGTTCGATCTTAAGCACTACATGTTCCACACTAAACCGGAAGATCTGACGGAAACCGAGCGCAAAGAGATTACCGCTGCGCTGTGGAAAGAGATGCGCGAGATTTACTACGGCCGCAATATCCCTGCGGTATAA
- the speE gene encoding polyamine aminopropyltransferase → MAENTKWHETLHDQFGQYFAVDNVLYHEKTDHQDLIIFENAAFGRVMALDGVVQTTERDEFIYHEMMTHVPLLAHGHAKHVLIIGGGDGAMLREVTRHKNVETITMVEIDAGVVSFCRQYLPNHNAGSYDDPRFNLVIDDGVNFVNQTSQTFDVIISDCTDPIGPGESLFTSTFYEGCKRCLNPGGIFVAQNGVCFLQQDEAIDSHRKLSHYFGDVSFYQAAIPTYYGGIMTFAWATDNDALRHLSTEIIQARFHTSGLKCRYYNPSVHTAAFALPQYLQDALATPSS, encoded by the coding sequence ATGGCCGAAAATACGAAGTGGCATGAAACGCTACACGACCAGTTTGGTCAGTACTTTGCCGTGGACAACGTGCTGTATCACGAGAAAACCGATCACCAGGATCTGATTATTTTCGAGAACGCCGCGTTTGGCCGCGTAATGGCGCTGGACGGCGTGGTGCAAACCACCGAGCGCGATGAGTTTATCTATCACGAGATGATGACCCACGTTCCGCTGCTGGCACACGGCCACGCGAAACATGTGCTGATCATCGGCGGCGGCGACGGCGCAATGCTGCGTGAAGTGACACGGCATAAAAATGTCGAAACCATCACGATGGTGGAGATCGACGCAGGCGTGGTCTCTTTCTGCCGTCAGTATCTGCCGAATCACAACGCAGGCAGCTATGACGATCCGCGTTTTAATCTGGTGATCGACGATGGCGTTAACTTCGTGAATCAGACCAGCCAGACCTTTGATGTGATCATCTCCGACTGTACCGATCCGATCGGCCCCGGCGAGAGTCTGTTCACCTCAACCTTCTATGAAGGTTGCAAGCGCTGTCTGAATCCTGGCGGGATCTTTGTCGCACAGAACGGCGTCTGCTTCCTGCAACAGGATGAAGCCATTGACAGCCACCGCAAGCTCAGCCATTACTTTGGCGATGTCAGCTTCTACCAGGCAGCCATTCCGACCTACTACGGCGGCATTATGACCTTCGCGTGGGCGACGGACAATGACGCGCTGCGCCACCTGTCGACCGAGATTATTCAGGCGCGTTTCCATACCTCCGGCCTGAAATGCCGTTACTACAATCCGTCTGTTCACACGGCAGCTTTTGCCTTACCTCAGTATTTGCAAGACGCGCTCGCAACACCGTCGTCCTAA